The DNA segment TGACTGATACCAAGAAGCATGCTGATGTTGGAATTTCAAATGAACTTGTGAGTTTTTGCTATATGACATTCAGTTTTGGTGGTTGTTTTTGAATGTTTTTCTACTAAATCTGACTCTGGTTGGTTACTTGGTTTCTTCTTAAAGATGTCAAAAGTTGATCCTCAAAGACCAAGTGGATCCACTTCCTGCAACCAAGTGGAAGAGTCTCAGAGGTACGCTTTTTTCTTGTCAAATCTTTGTACAAAACCCTTCCCTTGGCAAACGTTTTGATCTCTTTTTCTCTGTGAAGATGCAGTGATGGAGCAAGAAACTTAACAGGTTCACAGGAAGGAGGCAAAGACAACTCGGGTCTTGAAAAGGAGGTTTTAGAAGCTTTGTTCTCGTGTCCAGAAAGATATGAGGAAGTGCCAAAACTAACTCGGCGATTTAGAGAAATGAGAGGAAGAGCTGCTGGTCGTCCTGTTATTAAACCTCTGGAAGacccttttcaagagggagttGTCACTGTGAAACAATCGTCACATACATCTAAACAAGGTAAAACCGTGTCAGAGTCTTTACATGTACGTTTATTTGAGTTTAAATCTCAAGAGTTTGCTAAACTATCTCTATGTCTCTcactttttaattttgatagatgaagatgatgaaaatgAATACAAGGCACATCGCAAAGCAGTGCACGAGAATTTGCATGAGATGAAAGAATACTACGGAGCTGTAAGTATTTTGAGATTATAAGGATTTTCATGTGATAAGTAAAAAACCTCTTTCTCTTATGGGCAGGCTGTAGAAGCATTCTCCAAAGGAGAAACCGAGCGAGCACAGAGACTAGTGGAAAAGGTAAAAGAACTTTGTGGTTGAATGTGATCTCTCTGTCGTTCTTGTCTTATTTTGATATCTTTCACAATACATAGGGACACTTCTTTGGACAAAAAGCTCGAGAAGCTGATGACAAATCCATAGCAAAGATGCTTCAAGTCAAGTGGGTTAATTTCGCAACCATTTATTTTTCAATCTTGTACTGTAACATGGAAAAGGTGTTTAGAAAATTTCTAAACTATGTTATAGGGAAGAAGACAATGGTTCCACTTATAAGGAAGACGAGGTAGTATTAGTGAATGTGAATGAGCTTGAACCAAGGGAAGCTCTTCGTCTTCTCAAACTCCAACTTAAAAACTTCACTGGCATTCCATGTACGTTTTCACTCTCACTAAACCATTTTTGTCTTTAGCATAAACGAATCTAATCTGTTTTATGGATTATGATCCAGCTATCAAATGCCTGAGAGTCAAATTAGGTGACAAGAAGGAAGATTCCAAATGCAAACGAAGGGTACCTAACTATCTTAGCTCAtatatcttcttcatctctaAAACGAACTTTGAGTTGAGTTGGTTCACTTTGTTTTCTTAGCATACTGCAATTGCAAAGCTGCTGGAGGGTGAATCCATTGCCTGGTCTAAAGAAGATGATGGCCTCGTGTTGATGATTCGTATTGATGAGATTGACCCTGAGAAATTGAGTTTTGCCAAGAAATAAAAACACCATTGGTTCATATCCTTTTGCTTAGTTCCACTACAAAATTTGACTATGATGTTTCAAACAATATTCGTATGTAACAAAAGCAAAGAAGCATTTGgcagaaatataattttttggtttatcaAGTCATCTGACATTATTACAATATGCTTATAATGTTTTGGGGTGAATCATACGGCACACTCCACACAAAGGTGGCCAAAATTACTCTACCAACATTGGGATATCTGACTTGAGAACCTGTGTTTGCCATTCGGAATCAGATAGGTTTGGCACTGCACCATCAAACAAACAGTTTTTAAATACTAGATCTCTCAAAACCAGAGATGGCTGTTTTATGCAATACTGCATTTTCTCATCGCAGCCACTAAGTCATGGTTCTGTTTTTGAGTTATATTGAACCCTATGCTGAAAAAATAATCAAGTTCTTATCACAATACCTTGAGGAACAGTTACATTGCTTTTAATTCTATataattcaagaaaaaaaaaactatagaatTCAAGAAAGCATTCCTCCTTATATGATATGTTTCAAAGTTCAGATCTAAGAGAGTCTTCATTGAAGATATCTCAATGATTTTTTCAACATTAAAGTAATAAAAAAGAATGAGATGAGTATATTAGTCTCTacaataaaatttaagataCTCTTCTACACTTAGCCTCATACCATTAGTCTCTTTATTTTTATGACttaaaatttaactaaacaATCAAACTATATTGaatatattactatatatttgTGAGATACTCAACCGAGTTTCTCACCACTAACGATGCTTTAAAAGTTCTACTTTCATATTCCAATCCTTATAAATTCAGAGTTTCACATAAGTGATTCATGATTCTGAAAGACAAAAACAGATTCAATTGTATAGAAGAAACATCTAATAACTATCCCCAcctcaaataaaatttaaccaAAACACTAACAAGATTATTGAAAGAGTGTCTTCATCATCACCATGTGATAATTCTACTCATGTTCAACCACCAGAACTCGTTTCTAAATTTATCCTAAGAAGTTGGATATTCTTTATTCTCAAGACGTCAGTCCAACGAAAGCATGTCTTATGGGTAATTCTTCGGATCTTAATCCACAAGATGGTTAAAGAACCATGATCTCAATCGGCTCTTTTTCTCTCGAGGTATCTACAAGATAAACTTGTTAATAAGAAAGTGAAACTCATCGCTATATGTGtatatctttggaaaacccatattAAAGAAGATATTGAAGAGGTTTAGAAGGATGAATAAAAATTTGGTTTGTGGATcatctctttcttttctcttatTGTAGCTTCTATTGTAATCGTGTGGCGACAATTATGTACATTGAGCTGACAATATGTCTCACAATCTCCACTTGTGTCGTGTTTGGACTCTTATCTTCCTTCTTCTAATCTAGATTAAGATTGCTTTGGTAAAATTAGAATTTTGAAGGAGTCTGATAGTGTTGTAGGACCATGTAtcatatatgaaatattttatgTACAAGAAAAACACATGTGGTTAGAGTTGAAGTATAGATCTGAGCTGCTTGACTATAATTATTGGTAGTGTTACTATTGTTATGTAGTTTGATACCATTACTTCGGTAAATATGACAAGGAGATAGTCATCAATAAAAGAAGTTTGtgtataaatatagaaaatatatagaaaaataaatggtCTAAACTCCCTTGGAATGTAAACTTGATGCAATCTGTTACCTCTAATTTTAAAGAGAATTCGTTTTTGAAGTCTAATATGTTTGTTGATGTCCTTGCAAgatattaatatttagtttcCGAAGTCACCTTATAAAGGTCGCAACACCTACatttatttttctgaaattATTAGACAAGATGGCCTTAGTCCAGAAGGAAAAACGTTATATCACATACGGTTCATGACAATTTGTATCAcaataattatgtatagaatcAGCCAAAGTGCTTGAAAAAACGAGCCATGAATTATACTCTTCATGCCGAGATTATAATTCCTCATCTACCACTATTTGGCCAGTACTTATTCAAATCAGGCTTGTTTGATGTGAATGAAAAGGTTGGAGTATGCTTTCTACAAAGTAGTGGAGGTAGTTACATTGTGTGGTACTAGAAGACATGAAGAAGAACGTATGGTCTTCAATCCTCATTGAAACTTTTCAAAGTATCCTAGACCAGCTCAGTCACTTCTCTACTTATCCTTTGAAGGTTTTACGAGAGCTGGAGACTTTGTATTCGCTAAAGTAGAGATAAGATCCATTCTATCTCCACTGTCACAACCCTGCTACAATAGTGACTCGAAAAGAACTCATCCAAGAGTCTACAGCTTGTGCATGTACACTGAGAAGAAATAGTTTTTGGAACCATAGAAAGATCTCTTGATGTTCACATGAGGATGAACATACATTAGTCAAACAGAAGAAACAGTTAGTAAATGTAGCTAACTGCGCAtatagtgattttttttaactaaataaaCATTGTACAACACTCGACAAcaacaatgatttttttaaaagccaataataattttaattttctgatCCAGATCACAACTTGGAGAGTCCTTCAAGACAATTATATATGTTGACTACACAGAACGATGGCAACGTTTTTTAGATTGGGTTAAGTACAACCAAAATCAACAAATTTATTGAGCTTTGTTTGTATTGCAGATACTCTATAGAAAATATGAGTAAGTTCATAGCTTTTCCTTCCCGTATGTCCATTCTTGTGTATGATTAACGATTAGTTAGTGAAAATATTGGTCGTTTCAGTGTAGCACATCGATTCGACTAGTTAGGTGGTAACAACTCCTGTGTAGAAACATATTAAGGGAAGAGTCACTCGTTCTGTGTCTGATTTAATGATTTaacaatgtattttttaaaagtgtACTTTAGAATACAATGATGTCCATGGCTCTTTCGAATGAAATTCGTAATGTCTTATGGAGTTTGGATGAGTTCTAGCTAGGAACGAAAAGTGTGCATTACATGTAGAGAAGCAACAAATCGACATGACAATCTCATTGTTTAAGCATATGTAGCAGTAAATCTAGATGTCCTGCATCATCTTGATTCTACTTCccaattttgttttcttggttCCAGTCAGACGAGGAGAGGACACCAGTTTCCATCATTGTGGAGGAAACATGTCCTCTACTTCTGATTATATTTAGCGATATTATACAGATCAAAAATCCTCGTAGAGTTTATGAAGCTGATATGCAAACTATTTTGGTCATCAGTATATGTAAGTCTGCAATGAGAGTAGTTAGTTGTGCTTCTCTCGGCAGGCATTATACTTTTGTTGTTCCTAAATTTAATTCCCTAAAGTACAATTCAAACCATATCAAGTGTgtgtataatttattaatcaaaGTGAAAGATGCAGGAGATGGAATCCTAGATAAGTGGTTCCAACTCCACttgtgactttttttttttgaaacactactCCACTTGTGATCCATGTCTCTGTTTTCTTGTATATGATTATCACTTGCATTGCATGATGTCTTAACATATTAGCAATTAGCAAATTTTCTAGTCAAACAGACTCCTAGGTTGTAGCGTGCAAGCCGCTTCATTGAGGCAAACACAGGAAGAAAAGGAATCTCTGGCGATGCTTCCTCTCAAGCCAAGTAATAGGAAGCAACAGAACCAGTAATCACTGTAGCAGAAGATTCACTGAAGAACTGTGTGTCCCAGTAACAACCAAATCGATGGAAGAATATAGCAATGGTGATGTGAGGAGTGTAACGAATGCTGTAACCGCAACAACTGTCACAGATCACTTTCTTTAAGACGAGATTATGTTGTTGCAGTTGTTCTGAACAACCTGACCAGAACTGAATAGATGGAGAGCCGCCGATAGCCAGAACATATAGAATATAGCGAGCATTGCGTATGGTATAGCCGGAATATAATCAGCGCTTGCACTTCTCCTATTACTTTAGCAGCTGCCTGGAAGAATATCATAAGCATACACAACAACAACATGACATTTCATTAGGAAAAGCCAAACTAGTTATTACACTACTAAGAAGCTAGTAGTCACCTTGAGGACTGATGTTGCCATGAGAATACATACGGTGGATGATGGCAACTGAAGTGAGGATAGCTATAACTGAGATAAAAGTCATCAGAATGGCGACTCCACGGACATGAGTCAGCTCCTGTGAACAAGCAAATGCAAATAAGCATGTAGAAGTGTGGGACTAAAGGCAGTGCTGTGCCAACCCTCTCAGGGGCCCGAGGCAAATACGATGACTTAGCATTAgatttttactataaaaattatttataatcaaaatattaattatattgtaatataatataaaatgctaatgaaaaataaaataaaataatattaaaaatgattatagtATTTAAATGAtttcacttttcattttttataaagaattttctttttcttttttaagatatgtttaatatcttaaaaattataaggaaaacaaacaaaaggcattctaatttatatatgttaaaatagGATAAAGTATGCTAACCATCAACATTCACAccactaaattaaaaaaaaaaatattttaaatagaaatacaaTTTTCTGGTAGAAACAAAtttgagaaaacaaaattaactaaaaaacttgaacttaaacaaataaaaggttattttcttttatataattttaacaaaaaaaaaactgttttttgtaattttttggttttgagttCAAGAAGAAAACATACGTTTAAACAATTTTCAAGGATTTTCTTAGAGATTTGGGGCCctaatttttgtaaattatgtGGGGACACATGCTCACCAATAATTGGTGTTACAGCATCATCCATCCAGCTACAGAAGATAGAAACGTAATACATATATTGAGTTATTATGACGAGAAAATACTGAGACAGACAGAAGAAACATGATTTTCTCAAACCAACCTTTCAAGTAACAGAAGATAGTCAGTCACTGATATTAAAAGCATGTTGAAAAGGACAACGGTTATCCATGGCATGGCAGCAACAAAATGCCGAATAAGAAGCAGCCAAACAACGGGATTAGAAGAGCGGGACAATGCCTCCACAAACAATCAATACTGGCCATGACTTGCCAATATCAGCAACATAACGCTGCCATTGAACAACCAAACATTCTTCAATGTTCCAAGAACAAGTTTGAAAGTAGAATCTACATGTCAAAGAGAGAATATTATCATTTCTCTGACCTTTACAACCGAGGCACGAGAATCCAATGACCTTCTAATCGATTTGTCTATGATCATGTCATCTTGAATGTTCACACCATTCATCTTCTGCCAGTGGCTCAGAGATAAGTTTGAAGCACGAGCAATATATTGGCAGCTCCAATAAACTACAATTAAAAGATCAAaactcaaataaataaatagataaataaataaataaagactTAAAGCTTTGTGAAATGTGAATATATAATGCATACTTACCATTCACGCTAGGGAAGATTAGAGGGTAACAAACACCCTGAAGCTGAAGAGATGAGTTCCTCATTTCAGGAGTAAGAAATACTCAAAGTAATCATAATTCCTGTCTGCCCAAAATCACTCATCTTGAGACGAAACCAACCATTTCCATCGGCCTTATAGCTTACTCGGGCTTTATATGGAATTGAACTGAAATCATATGTACGtaataaccaaaccaaactcgGAAATAAGCGTGGGACCCACAAATTAAAACTGTTGGCGTGGACTCTcttagaagagaaaaaaaatctattttatatatataaatttcggtattaaaaaaaaagaagaaaaacaaaatctaacagTTTCTCGTTTCTTAAAATGGCTTCTGCTGTCGACGTTCCCGCCACCATTCAAGAAGACGATGAAGTTGTTGCCAAGAGCTTTCTAGCCCTCAGCTTCATCtctcaagagagaaagagaaagaacgtaaatatttctcaagaaCGCAACTGTTTCACAGAATGGACTTCATCAATGTTCTCGCCatccaagaagaagatgaacatACAAACGACGTTTCCAGGAAATTTTTGGCGAAGTGGAACAAGTCTCTCCTCCACATATAGAAAGACTTTATTCATCAACTCCTTGTGAAACTTCCACTATTGTTTGATCACCAGAGCTAGTTCGAGAATTGATCATGAGAGGTTGGAGATAATCTATTATCGAGAGATCAATCAATATTGATTTGTGGGTTATTATTCTGATTTTAATCGAGAAGAAGGTTAAAGAGCAAGAATTCAAACTGTTGTGTGTCTCTTAATGTATCTCCATAATGAATTTGTTAACAAAGTGAGCTCGTTGCTCTATGTATTTGTCTTGAAATAATGTTAGACAATGCAAATAAAACCAATGTCAAAAAAGATTCCGAAGAAGttaaagagaagaaaacaaatagAGAGATTCAAGAAGTTAATTAATAATGAGAGTTCTTTTTAATAGCAAAACTGAGATCTGTTTTTGGTGAACTTAGAATTCTGGAACCTCATAGAGATATGGgaccatatatcatatatgaaaCTTATGTGTACAAGGAAAGCACTGTACGGTTGGAGTTGGAGTATAGATTTGAGCTGCATGACTATATTGATTGGTCTGATActattgattttgtaaatatgataaGGAGAAAATCAACTGCAAGaaaagttattatatatatgatttcgttataaaaaataaataaagaaaaaactaaCAGTTTCTCATTTTTTAGAATGGCTTTTTCTGTCGATGTTCCCGCCACCATTCAAGAAACGATGAAGTTGTTGCCAAGAGCTTTCTGGGTGAAGTTTCTTTCAACTCCTGAGTCCACTCTTATCATTAGAGGGTGGAGATTGTATATCATAGAAATATCAATCCGAAGAAAAATTTCCTTGTGTTTGATTCTTTGGATATTATACAAGAAGGCTAAAGAGAAAAGATATGCAGGTGTTCTCTGTCTCCTGAGGTATCTCAACAATGAACTAGTTGACAAAGTGAAGCTCGTCGCTATATGGGTTTTTCTTGGGATGAATGCAAGTAAAACCCATGTCGTACAAGATTCTAACGAGATTAAGGAAGAGTAAACAAATCGTGAGAGATTCAAGAAGGCAGCACGTAGCAATAACGtttcaagaaaatcaagaaattGAAGAGGTTCACGTGAGGATGAACATGAAGCACCTCCACTTGAAGACATTACAAAGAATCTAGAGGTTTTGTAACTAAACATGTCTAAGAATcttgtttaacaaaaaaaaaagcctcAAAACAAAAAGCAATATTTAGATACAAAACCTGATTAAACATTAGAAAGAGAATAATAGTTAACGGTTGAAACACTTTTGTCTCCAGTCTTTAGCATAATTTCAAAGAAGTTaacccaaaagaaaaagatgCGCTAGACATCAATGATGACAATATGAATATATTGTATCTTCATACTTGAtaattatatgaatatattcTTTTCTAAATACAGTAGTTTAAAAACACCTAAATTATATGTAACAAAAGATGAACCTTGAAAGTCAAAATGGAGACCTTGTAAGGCTTGTATCGTTAAGACTTTTTAACTCACTTCTCTATTAGGTGATAGCAACTGTACAAATGAGAGTGCTTATCAATAAAGACATGTCATATATAAGAAGGATCAATGATAATAAGAAACGGATCAACCAAGTCCTCTGTGTTCTGTTAACATTGAAGAAATCTCGCCTAAGAAGAGCTTCTTAAGCTCCTTAAAATAAGCAAAAGGATCAAATAAGAAAAGGAAGCTCAATTCGAAGACATTCCGCCTCTCGGTGATCCGTTACTGCTCTCTGCAACGTCAATCTCTGAGGCTTTGTCTTCTTCAGGTTCCAGACCAAGGACACCTAGAAGAATGAACTCCTTCAACAGAAGCGTGTCCACAGTGATACCCACATCTTGGCTAAACTTCTCAGAGCATCTCTCGCTACTCTCTTCCCCTTCTTTAACCTTTCCCCTCACCAAAGATGCCACCGGAGCTCCGTTTCTATAAGCAGTACACGCCCTCAACACGTCGTGAGCACAGCTGAAGAAATGCCCATACGAAAAGTCTTCAAAATACTGTAAAAATCCAACAAAACACATCAAGAACAATCACAAGCTCATGTTTCTCCTCAACGGATGAGTTTTAAGTTTTATAGTTACCTTGGGTGGTCTCCTCATGTTGTAAACCATCGTCTTCAAAGAAAGTAAGAATGTGTTTTCGCTGTAAGCTTTAGACTGGGCCTCACCGCCTGCAGAACCCGCTGTTCTCTCGTAGCCAGGCTCGTTGAAGTAAGGCTTTTCATTCAAGATTAGACCTTGGATCGAGACAAGAACCTGTAGCATTGTGGAGTTGTTGGGGATCCACTTCTCCCTCGGTGCACCACTCCAAGTGCCGAGAAGAC comes from the Brassica rapa cultivar Chiifu-401-42 chromosome A01, CAAS_Brap_v3.01, whole genome shotgun sequence genome and includes:
- the LOC103840780 gene encoding putative nuclear RNA export factor SDE5 isoform X1 — protein: MSMIASSSSHSDQDSRSLQVLLEAFGSRFSLDDITAAYHEASQNVDVAGEILFAMTEKTTESDQVEKNEATHAKAKVLRPKKSSVSVGSVSSVIGKEYVRTRPVSNPRQEASKPVKIDSKDIPETEMWCEESKEANIISRAPTEVEEFIVKMLGEGFQASPELIHQILGVCGYDVKKSTEKLLDLTDTKKHADVGISNELMSKVDPQRPSGSTSCNQVEESQRCSDGARNLTGSQEGGKDNSGLEKEVLEALFSCPERYEEVPKLTRRFREMRGRAAGRPVIKPLEDPFQEGVVTVKQSSHTSKQDEDDENEYKAHRKAVHENLHEMKEYYGAAVEAFSKGETERAQRLVEKGHFFGQKAREADDKSIAKMLQVKEEDNGSTYKEDEVVLVNVNELEPREALRLLKLQLKNFTGIPSIKCLRVKLGDKKEDSKCKRRHTAIAKLLEGESIAWSKEDDGLVLMIRIDEIDPEKLSFAKK
- the LOC103840780 gene encoding putative nuclear RNA export factor SDE5 isoform X3; translation: MSMIASSSSHSDQDSRSLQVLLEAFGSRFSLDDITAAYHEASQNVDVAGEILFAMTEKTTESDQVEKNEATHAKAKVLRPKKSSVSVGSVSSVIGKEYVRTRPVSNPRQEASKPVKIDSKDIPETEMWCEESKEANIISRAPTEVEEFIVKMLGEGFQASPELIHQILGVCGYDVKKSTEKLLDLTDTKKHADVGISNELMSKVDPQRPSGSTSCNQVEESQSDGARNLTGSQEGGKDNSGLEKEVLEALFSCPERYEEVPKLTRRFREMRGRAAGRPVIKPLEDPFQEGVVTVKQSSHTSKQDEDDENEYKAHRKAVHENLHEMKEYYGAAVEAFSKGETERAQRLVEKGHFFGQKAREADDKSIAKMLQVKEEDNGSTYKEDEVVLVNVNELEPREALRLLKLQLKNFTGIPSIKCLRVKLGDKKEDSKCKRRHTAIAKLLEGESIAWSKEDDGLVLMIRIDEIDPEKLSFAKK
- the LOC103840780 gene encoding putative nuclear RNA export factor SDE5 isoform X4 translates to MAPSTEKLLDLTDTKKHADVGISNELMSKVDPQRPSGSTSCNQVEESQSDGARNLTGSQEGGKDNSGLEKEVLEALFSCPERYEEVPKLTRRFREMRGRAAGRPVIKPLEDPFQEGVVTVKQSSHTSKQDEDDENEYKAHRKAVHENLHEMKEYYGAAVEAFSKGETERAQRLVEKGHFFGQKAREADDKSIAKMLQVKEEDNGSTYKEDEVVLVNVNELEPREALRLLKLQLKNFTGIPSIKCLRVKLGDKKEDSKCKRRHTAIAKLLEGESIAWSKEDDGLVLMIRIDEIDPEKLSFAKK
- the LOC103840780 gene encoding putative nuclear RNA export factor SDE5 isoform X2, with the protein product MSMIASSSSHSDQDSRSLQVLLEAFGSRFSLDDITAAYHEASQNVDVAGEILFAMTEKTTESDQVEKNEATHAKAKVLRPKKSSVSVGSVSSVIGKEYVRTRPVSNPRQEASKPVKIDSKDIPETEMWCEESKEANIISRAPTEVEEFIVKMLGEGFQASPELIHQILGVCGYDVKKSTEKLLDLTDTKKHADVGISNELMSKVDPQRPSGSTSCNQVEESQRCSDGARNLTGSQEGGKDNSGLEKEVLEALFSCPERYEEVPKLTRRFREMRGRAAGRPVIKPLEDPFQEGVVTVKQSSHTSKQDEDDENEYKAHRKAVHENLHEMKEYYGAAVEAFSKGETERAQRLVEKGHFFGQKAREADDKSIAKMLQVKEDNGSTYKEDEVVLVNVNELEPREALRLLKLQLKNFTGIPSIKCLRVKLGDKKEDSKCKRRHTAIAKLLEGESIAWSKEDDGLVLMIRIDEIDPEKLSFAKK